A genomic window from Fimbriimonadaceae bacterium includes:
- a CDS encoding transcriptional repressor — MIRALGQSNRALSAYEIHEAIVDGGGKIDVVSVYRILATLLETGLIHHIGVVDGYLPCRLEDAHTDDLEHLVCERCGCVTELSLPPSVIKATTEQGERLGFEAKAIRIEIVGLCEHCRQPK; from the coding sequence GTGATCCGGGCACTTGGCCAGAGCAACCGAGCGCTGAGCGCCTACGAAATCCACGAGGCGATCGTAGACGGGGGCGGCAAGATCGACGTGGTGAGCGTCTACCGGATTCTCGCGACGTTGCTCGAAACCGGCCTCATCCACCACATCGGAGTGGTGGACGGATACCTTCCTTGCCGTCTCGAAGACGCGCACACCGACGATCTCGAGCACCTCGTGTGCGAGCGATGCGGTTGCGTGACCGAGTTGTCGCTTCCCCCTTCGGTGATCAAAGCGACGACCGAGCAGGGCGAGCGCTTGGGCTTCGAAGCCAAGGCGATCCGAATCGAAATCGTCGGACTCTGCGAGCATTGTCGGCAGCCGAAGTGA
- a CDS encoding glycosyltransferase family 9 protein: protein MSGPKFLFVRFSAIGDCVMALPAVTAVRQAIPGAFIAWAVDSRCAPVIDTRRLVDHVQEFPRDRWKRESWSVATWRDQVRHYLLLRRFRFDFGIDLQGHSKTALCLRLASPKRSVSVPATDVFARILNRPCRTEIGALHTVEAHLAVLGELGDFPAPSGPILPDLTREREAVLPRLPQDPFATLSTGAGAPNKLYPPALWSQVGARLQSAGVSVVWTGGPGDAVPELPGATSLVGALTLRESMAAIAGSAVHLSGDTGSGHLAAAYGVPTVTVFGPMDPARYRPYTHRGTVLREGGDPANVRPEAIAAAALAFLEEDGSLPR, encoded by the coding sequence GTGAGTGGCCCGAAGTTCCTGTTCGTCCGCTTTTCAGCCATCGGCGACTGCGTGATGGCGCTGCCGGCGGTCACCGCCGTCCGCCAGGCCATTCCGGGCGCGTTCATCGCCTGGGCCGTGGACAGCCGCTGTGCGCCGGTGATCGACACGCGGCGGCTCGTCGACCACGTGCAGGAGTTTCCCCGCGATCGCTGGAAGCGCGAAAGCTGGTCGGTCGCAACGTGGCGCGACCAGGTTCGCCACTACCTCCTGCTGCGCCGGTTCCGCTTCGACTTCGGGATCGACCTTCAAGGGCACAGCAAGACCGCCCTTTGCCTGCGCCTTGCGTCGCCCAAGCGCTCGGTGAGCGTGCCTGCGACCGACGTCTTCGCCCGCATCTTGAACCGGCCTTGCCGGACGGAGATCGGGGCCCTGCATACGGTGGAAGCCCATCTCGCGGTGCTCGGAGAGCTTGGCGATTTCCCCGCTCCGTCGGGGCCCATCCTTCCGGACCTGACTCGGGAGCGGGAGGCGGTTCTTCCCCGCCTTCCCCAGGACCCGTTTGCCACCCTCTCGACGGGAGCCGGGGCTCCAAACAAGCTCTATCCGCCGGCGCTTTGGTCCCAAGTCGGCGCGCGGCTCCAGTCCGCGGGGGTCTCGGTCGTCTGGACAGGCGGCCCGGGCGACGCCGTCCCCGAACTGCCGGGGGCGACCAGTTTGGTCGGCGCTTTGACGCTGCGCGAGTCGATGGCGGCGATCGCCGGCAGCGCCGTCCATCTTTCGGGCGATACGGGAAGTGGGCATCTTGCGGCGGCCTACGGGGTGCCCACCGTCACGGTCTTCGGGCCGATGGACCCTGCGCGCTACCGACCCTACACCCACCGCGGCACCGTGTTGCGCGAAGGGGGAGATCCGGCGAACGTCCGCCCCGAGGCGATCGCGGCGGCGGCTCTCGCCTTCCTGGAGGAAGATGGCTCGCTTCCTCGTTAG
- the rfaE2 gene encoding D-glycero-beta-D-manno-heptose 1-phosphate adenylyltransferase, translating into MSVVDLNEAVRLRQGKRLVLTNGVFDLLHAGHVRLLEAARAHGDLLIVGINSDASVRRLGKGPHRPIHPQEDRAEVLAALRCVDAVVIFDESNPIALIEALRPEVHVKGGDYRLEELPETPVVQGYGGEVVLLPLLEGRSTTSALRKAGLE; encoded by the coding sequence TTGAGTGTCGTCGATCTGAATGAAGCGGTCCGCCTGCGCCAGGGGAAGCGGCTCGTGCTGACCAACGGGGTGTTCGACCTCCTTCACGCCGGTCACGTGCGGTTGCTCGAAGCCGCTCGGGCGCATGGAGACCTCCTGATCGTCGGGATCAACTCGGACGCGTCGGTGCGGCGCCTCGGCAAGGGGCCCCATCGCCCGATCCACCCGCAGGAGGACCGCGCCGAGGTGCTCGCGGCGCTGCGGTGCGTGGATGCGGTCGTGATTTTCGACGAATCGAATCCGATTGCCCTGATCGAGGCCCTCCGGCCGGAGGTGCACGTCAAGGGTGGGGATTATCGGCTCGAGGAGCTTCCGGAGACGCCCGTGGTACAGGGATACGGTGGGGAGGTGGTCCTCCTCCCCTTGCTGGAGGGGCGTTCGACGACGTCGGCGCTGCGCAAGGCGGGCCTGGAATGA
- a CDS encoding glycosyltransferase family 9 protein — MARFLVSRLSSLGDVVCSLPAASALKRGHPGCEIVWVVDPRFAGVVECCGAVDRVVRARPGFRPSSWPRHEGEFEAALDLQGLLKSALAIARARVGRRVGYHWQREGAQFFSDRVLPDPSSHHIVDQYVDVARAVGGVADRAEFRLEPNPEARERVRAKLAERGVAAPYVVVNPGAAWATKRWPAGHFASLIDRIQASGVRAVLIGGNAEADRASASGVEGACSSSPANVVGETSIVELIALVGDALGHVGGDTGSTHLAAAMDVPAFGLYSITRPQRSCPYGQIERCFHDPDSLAGITPDAVWDRMLSVMP; from the coding sequence ATGGCTCGCTTCCTCGTTAGCCGGCTCTCGTCGTTGGGCGACGTGGTCTGCTCGCTCCCGGCCGCCTCGGCGTTGAAGAGGGGCCACCCTGGTTGCGAAATCGTGTGGGTGGTCGATCCGAGATTCGCCGGGGTGGTCGAGTGTTGCGGCGCCGTCGATCGCGTCGTGCGGGCACGCCCCGGCTTCCGTCCTTCGAGCTGGCCGCGCCACGAGGGCGAATTCGAGGCGGCCCTCGATCTCCAGGGCCTCCTGAAGAGCGCGCTTGCGATCGCGAGGGCGCGCGTGGGCCGCAGGGTGGGTTACCACTGGCAGCGCGAGGGAGCGCAGTTCTTCAGCGACCGGGTGCTTCCCGACCCCTCCTCCCACCACATCGTGGACCAGTACGTGGACGTTGCGCGCGCGGTGGGCGGGGTCGCCGATCGGGCCGAGTTCCGCCTCGAGCCGAATCCCGAGGCGCGCGAGCGCGTCCGGGCGAAGTTGGCGGAACGGGGAGTGGCCGCTCCCTATGTCGTGGTGAACCCCGGGGCGGCGTGGGCGACGAAGCGATGGCCCGCCGGGCATTTCGCCTCGCTGATCGACCGAATCCAGGCGTCGGGCGTTCGCGCTGTGCTCATCGGAGGCAACGCGGAGGCGGACCGCGCTTCGGCGTCCGGCGTCGAAGGCGCCTGCTCCTCCTCTCCGGCGAACGTGGTGGGGGAGACGTCGATCGTGGAGTTGATCGCGCTGGTTGGCGACGCGCTGGGCCACGTAGGAGGCGACACGGGAAGCACCCACCTGGCCGCGGCGATGGACGTTCCCGCGTTCGGCCTCTACTCGATCACGCGTCCGCAGCGCTCGTGCCCCTACGGCCAAATCGAGCGGTGCTTCCACGACCCCGATTCCCTCGCGGGCATCACCCCCGATGCCGTTTGGGATAGGATGCTCTCGGTGATGCCTTGA
- a CDS encoding zf-HC2 domain-containing protein, giving the protein MNCKRVESQLSAFLDGELPGSEMLDIRRHLGRCSACAAEVESLRMLKALLGGTPEPAPGTEFENRLVAHVFTQRDGRRFSARRAVPIAFVATALAAGAIAWVLQRPASDADALTAEATAPYDLDLQRDQAFYAGTDPLRTSAPIVPTSYGGR; this is encoded by the coding sequence ATGAACTGCAAACGCGTCGAGTCCCAACTCTCTGCTTTTCTGGACGGCGAACTTCCGGGGTCGGAGATGCTGGACATTCGACGACACCTCGGCCGCTGCAGCGCCTGTGCCGCGGAAGTCGAGTCGTTGCGGATGTTGAAGGCGCTTCTGGGTGGAACGCCGGAGCCTGCGCCCGGAACCGAATTCGAGAACCGCCTCGTGGCGCACGTCTTCACGCAGCGCGATGGCCGTCGCTTCTCCGCTCGCCGCGCCGTTCCAATCGCCTTTGTCGCCACCGCCCTCGCGGCAGGCGCCATCGCTTGGGTGCTTCAGCGCCCCGCCTCCGACGCCGACGCGCTGACGGCGGAAGCCACGGCTCCCTACGATCTCGACCTCCAGCGGGACCAGGCGTTCTATGCGGGGACGGACCCGTTGAGGACCAGTGCCCCGATCGTCCCGACGAGTTATGGCGGCCGTTAA
- a CDS encoding DUF1800 domain-containing protein, producing MALKTDREKCAHLLRRFGLGASEAELDYYLQDGFDGAIDRLLDYESVQEAIDLDPSELANNNGQVNVPGLITWWGFKLITTRRPLLEKMTLFWHDHFATSAAKVNQAPLMYQQNEVLRKHATGDFRTLLLEVSQDPAMLFWLDNQFNVRGKPNENFAREVMELFTLGIGHYTEKDIQESARAFTGWSIGRLNRQAEGIPKATFLYRPALHDSGVKEFLGSKGNFSGEDVIGLLCGQPQTAKYLTGKLWEWFAYPDPEPALVDRLATRFRDSGLDIKGLLRDIMRSSEFYSAKAERKVYKNPIDFTVATIRQLGIGEATANAARSGQGQNLRGRLLPATAMATSASAMGMRLLYPPDVSGWEGGAAWISSATMVERIKWSDTLFGTVTPSPGSRRLAIRFPAFGLFAKDPTPAGVVDTLLSLYDAPLAASKKPELVKAAEMASDGRVTQANANATGGAVSRLIFGAPEFQFA from the coding sequence ATGGCCCTGAAAACCGATCGGGAAAAGTGCGCGCACCTGCTGAGGCGATTCGGCCTCGGAGCCAGCGAAGCCGAGCTGGACTACTACCTGCAGGACGGATTCGATGGAGCGATCGATCGACTGCTGGACTACGAGTCCGTCCAGGAGGCCATCGACCTCGATCCCTCGGAGTTGGCCAACAACAACGGCCAGGTGAACGTCCCGGGGCTGATCACCTGGTGGGGCTTCAAGCTGATCACCACCCGGCGGCCGCTGCTTGAGAAGATGACGCTGTTCTGGCACGACCACTTTGCCACCAGCGCGGCGAAAGTCAACCAGGCGCCGCTCATGTACCAGCAGAACGAGGTGCTGCGCAAGCATGCGACCGGCGACTTCAGAACGCTGCTGCTCGAGGTCAGCCAGGACCCCGCCATGCTCTTTTGGCTCGACAACCAGTTCAACGTGCGTGGCAAGCCCAACGAGAACTTTGCACGCGAGGTCATGGAACTGTTCACGCTGGGCATCGGCCACTACACCGAGAAGGATATCCAGGAGTCTGCCCGCGCCTTCACCGGCTGGTCGATCGGACGCCTCAACCGACAGGCCGAAGGAATACCGAAAGCGACCTTTCTGTACCGCCCCGCATTGCACGACTCCGGCGTCAAGGAGTTCCTTGGAAGCAAAGGCAACTTCTCCGGCGAGGACGTGATCGGGCTCCTTTGCGGCCAACCCCAAACCGCCAAGTACCTGACCGGCAAGCTTTGGGAGTGGTTCGCCTACCCCGATCCCGAACCCGCGCTCGTCGACCGGCTCGCCACGCGCTTCCGCGACTCCGGCCTCGACATCAAGGGCCTCCTCCGCGACATCATGCGCTCCTCCGAGTTCTACTCTGCCAAGGCCGAGCGGAAGGTCTACAAGAACCCGATCGACTTCACCGTCGCCACCATCCGCCAACTGGGCATCGGCGAAGCGACCGCCAACGCCGCCCGAAGCGGCCAGGGCCAAAACCTTCGGGGGCGGCTTCTTCCCGCCACCGCGATGGCGACCTCCGCGAGCGCGATGGGGATGCGTCTGCTGTATCCGCCCGACGTTTCGGGATGGGAAGGAGGCGCCGCCTGGATCTCGTCCGCGACGATGGTCGAGCGCATCAAATGGTCCGACACGCTGTTCGGGACCGTGACGCCAAGCCCGGGATCCCGCCGCCTCGCCATTCGCTTCCCCGCCTTCGGACTCTTCGCCAAGGACCCGACGCCCGCCGGGGTGGTGGACACGCTGCTGTCCCTCTACGACGCCCCCCTGGCCGCCTCCAAGAAGCCCGAACTGGTCAAAGCCGCCGAGATGGCGTCCGACGGACGCGTCACCCAGGCGAATGCGAACGCCACCGGGGGCGCGGTCAGCCGCCTGATCTTCGGGGCGCCCGAATTCCAGTTCGCCTAG
- the tyrS gene encoding tyrosine--tRNA ligase — protein MTVEDQLAILRRGTTEIISEEDLASKLKSGKQLRVKLGVDPTVGHVTLGWAVVLRKLRDFQRLGHTACLIIGDFTAQIGDPSGKSKTRPQLTREQVQANVEAVSKQIYKILDPDQTEILFNRDWLGPMTFEDVIRLAGRTTVARILERDDFANRLEEQRPIALHEILYPLCQAYDSVAMRSDIELGGNDQKFNNLMGRTLMSQYEMEPQVVMLSPLLIGTDGKEKMSQSLGNYVSIIDEPNDMYGKTMSIPDGQMENWFELCTDVPMDEVRDLCGQAAAGSANPRDVKRRLAREIVALYHSPLAADEADAYFVRTFSERKQPVEAQEATIPKELAADGSVGIAALITALGLSKSNSEARRLMQAGAVRLDEEKLSEPMAALQPEALYGKVLRVGKHQFRKLVP, from the coding sequence ATGACGGTCGAAGACCAACTAGCGATTCTCAGGCGTGGGACCACGGAGATCATCAGCGAGGAGGACCTCGCATCCAAGCTGAAGTCGGGCAAGCAGTTGCGCGTCAAGCTTGGCGTCGACCCCACGGTTGGGCATGTGACCCTTGGCTGGGCCGTGGTCCTGCGGAAGCTGCGCGACTTCCAGCGCCTTGGCCACACCGCCTGCCTGATCATCGGCGATTTCACGGCGCAAATCGGAGACCCGAGCGGGAAGAGCAAGACACGGCCCCAACTCACCCGCGAGCAGGTCCAGGCGAACGTGGAGGCCGTCAGCAAGCAGATCTACAAGATCCTCGACCCCGACCAAACCGAGATCTTGTTCAACCGCGATTGGCTGGGCCCCATGACCTTCGAGGACGTGATCCGGTTGGCGGGGCGCACGACCGTCGCCCGGATTCTCGAACGGGACGACTTTGCCAACCGACTCGAGGAACAGCGTCCCATCGCGCTTCACGAGATTCTCTATCCTCTCTGTCAGGCCTACGACTCCGTCGCCATGCGCTCGGACATCGAGTTGGGCGGCAACGACCAGAAGTTCAACAACCTCATGGGGCGCACGCTCATGAGCCAGTACGAGATGGAACCCCAGGTCGTCATGCTCAGTCCGCTCCTCATCGGCACGGACGGCAAGGAGAAGATGTCGCAATCGCTCGGGAACTACGTGTCGATCATCGACGAGCCGAACGACATGTACGGCAAGACGATGTCCATCCCCGACGGCCAGATGGAGAACTGGTTCGAGCTTTGCACCGACGTGCCGATGGACGAGGTGCGGGACCTGTGCGGGCAAGCGGCCGCAGGCTCCGCGAATCCGCGGGACGTCAAGCGCCGGCTGGCGCGCGAGATCGTCGCGCTCTACCACTCGCCCCTGGCCGCCGACGAGGCGGACGCGTACTTCGTCCGCACGTTCAGCGAACGCAAACAGCCCGTCGAAGCCCAGGAGGCGACCATTCCCAAGGAGTTGGCAGCCGACGGATCGGTGGGCATCGCGGCACTGATCACGGCCCTCGGGCTCTCCAAGAGCAACAGCGAGGCGCGTCGGCTGATGCAGGCTGGGGCGGTTCGCTTGGACGAAGAGAAGCTCTCCGAGCCCATGGCGGCGCTGCAACCCGAGGCCCTCTACGGGAAGGTCCTGCGCGTCGGAAAGCACCAGTTCCGCAAACTCGTACCGTAG
- a CDS encoding PIG-L family deacetylase, with protein MKVFDSDPQLRWLFCLTHPDDEIAICAWIRVLTSHGVEVFLSWTHDTPVREAEARAAADRLGVPQDRLFFHHAQDGLALEELALLKASFQTMMNAVQPDRVACGAFEHGHLDHDATNFLVNHTFGGVVLEFPLYHPYLTWLQTLNRFSDPTGEEVLRLSPEERRFKSAFSKHYPSQNIRRVLVWYEVYRAMTLRPLDLRDTERMRVQTHKDFLTPNAPPKLAARILASPQWKRWCAAVAPHLGVPDPVVARTSTL; from the coding sequence ATGAAGGTGTTCGACTCGGACCCCCAGTTGCGCTGGCTCTTCTGCCTCACCCACCCCGATGACGAGATCGCCATCTGCGCCTGGATTCGCGTGCTGACCTCCCATGGCGTCGAGGTGTTCTTAAGCTGGACGCACGACACCCCCGTGCGCGAGGCCGAGGCCCGGGCCGCCGCGGATCGCCTTGGAGTCCCGCAGGACCGGCTCTTCTTCCACCACGCCCAAGACGGTTTGGCGTTGGAGGAGCTCGCCCTCCTCAAGGCCAGCTTTCAGACGATGATGAACGCCGTCCAGCCGGATCGCGTCGCCTGCGGCGCGTTCGAGCACGGGCACCTCGACCACGACGCGACCAACTTCTTGGTCAACCACACGTTCGGGGGTGTCGTTCTCGAGTTTCCGCTCTACCATCCGTACCTCACCTGGCTCCAAACGTTGAATCGGTTTTCGGATCCCACGGGCGAAGAGGTGTTGCGGCTCAGTCCCGAGGAGCGGCGTTTCAAGAGCGCGTTCAGCAAGCACTATCCCAGCCAGAACATCCGTCGCGTCCTCGTCTGGTACGAGGTGTACCGCGCGATGACGCTCCGGCCGCTGGACCTGCGGGACACGGAGCGGATGCGCGTCCAAACGCACAAAGACTTCTTGACGCCCAACGCCCCTCCGAAGCTGGCTGCGAGGATCCTCGCGTCGCCCCAATGGAAGCGGTGGTGCGCCGCGGTGGCACCCCATCTCGGCGTCCCCGACCCCGTCGTGGCGCGAACGTCTACACTGTAG
- a CDS encoding lysophospholipid acyltransferase family protein: protein MKWSRVQKKLEGRLGALAFAVGQMWFVRKSPEAAERSGERLGRFFFRTFGKFRERARSNLALALPELDEAERERIAREVFLHFGRVIADFLRTKGRSQQEVMDGYVEIVGMEHLDAASALGKGVVIITGHFGNWERAAAYFSAIGTPLHVVARDADDEQLNAMVGELREAAGLKVLSRGSAMRGILTTLRRNGYVAILPDQNTEESYVPFFGMPAGTVQGPAVIHYRTGAPIIPIYSIWLGPNRYRLEVHSPLAADEGFDEVEGMTRAVNRSIEEAIRRHPEQWLWLHDRWKSARRKGLL, encoded by the coding sequence ATGAAGTGGAGTCGCGTTCAAAAGAAGCTTGAGGGCCGCTTGGGTGCGCTCGCGTTTGCCGTGGGTCAGATGTGGTTCGTGCGCAAGTCCCCGGAGGCCGCCGAACGCTCGGGAGAGCGCCTGGGCCGATTCTTCTTTCGCACGTTCGGCAAGTTCCGCGAGCGGGCGCGCTCCAATCTCGCACTCGCCCTGCCGGAGCTGGACGAAGCCGAGCGCGAGCGGATCGCACGCGAGGTGTTCCTCCATTTCGGACGCGTCATCGCTGACTTCCTTCGAACGAAGGGACGATCCCAGCAAGAGGTGATGGACGGCTATGTCGAGATCGTCGGCATGGAACACCTCGACGCGGCAAGTGCCCTGGGGAAGGGTGTGGTCATAATCACCGGCCACTTCGGCAATTGGGAGCGGGCCGCGGCTTATTTCTCCGCGATCGGGACGCCGCTCCACGTGGTGGCGCGCGATGCCGACGACGAGCAATTGAACGCGATGGTGGGCGAGCTGCGCGAGGCGGCCGGGCTCAAGGTCCTTTCCCGGGGCAGCGCCATGCGCGGGATCCTGACCACCCTGAGGCGGAACGGCTATGTGGCGATCTTGCCCGACCAGAACACCGAGGAGTCCTACGTGCCGTTCTTCGGGATGCCGGCCGGGACCGTGCAGGGGCCCGCGGTGATCCACTACCGGACCGGTGCGCCGATCATCCCGATCTACTCCATCTGGTTGGGCCCGAACCGGTACCGACTCGAGGTGCACTCACCCTTGGCAGCCGACGAGGGTTTCGACGAGGTGGAGGGCATGACGCGCGCGGTGAACCGATCGATCGAGGAGGCGATCCGCCGCCACCCCGAACAGTGGCTCTGGCTGCACGACCGTTGGAAATCCGCCCGCCGCAAGGGGTTGCTGTGA
- a CDS encoding trypsin-like peptidase domain-containing protein, with protein sequence MSFFNRVNRPVYWALGAGVAMGAFAVASVMSGHGVTPAVAQVAHLKPAANLSVDESFATLRAMDNAFASLAESVEPSVVNIRAEGKTENAIGQNVRMGGEGSGVVYRSDGWIMTNDHVAGGFDKVTVVLDDGREFPGKVVRAPESDIAMVKIEATDLPAARFADSGAVRTGQFAIAFGSPFGLEKSMTVGHVSALSRQSLIPDERTGAIRNYGDLIQTDAAINQGNSGGPLVNIDGNVVGINTAIYSETGGSVGIGFAIPANQAKLIGDMLIEKGKVVRGYLGVLPEDLKGYQVKELGVQAGAVATQVPNDGPASAAGMKENDVIVRVGTYPIANQGDVRNAMLRYGPGETVPVQVVRDGTEKTLQVKLGEPPAPPTMNVPAPQRGSRGNPFPNLPPEFKDFQKFFERPNRGQAPPEGDVSPLREGKAKLGVTVRDLSDEMRKQYDITAKVSGAVVVGVEPGSVAERMGIEEGDVIERLGDTDIKSAADVASAMSGVEWGQSRTIRVGRYQGNSTMIKTMDVTFR encoded by the coding sequence ATGAGCTTTTTCAATCGAGTGAATCGGCCCGTGTACTGGGCCCTGGGCGCCGGTGTGGCAATGGGCGCCTTTGCAGTGGCATCGGTGATGTCCGGCCACGGAGTCACTCCAGCAGTCGCCCAGGTCGCACATCTGAAACCCGCGGCGAACCTGAGCGTCGACGAGTCCTTCGCCACCCTTCGGGCGATGGACAACGCGTTTGCATCGCTGGCTGAATCCGTGGAACCGTCCGTGGTCAACATCCGAGCCGAAGGCAAAACGGAGAACGCGATCGGCCAGAACGTCCGCATGGGCGGCGAAGGATCCGGCGTCGTCTACCGCTCCGACGGCTGGATCATGACCAACGACCACGTCGCGGGCGGCTTCGACAAGGTCACCGTGGTGCTGGACGACGGACGAGAATTTCCGGGAAAGGTCGTGCGGGCGCCCGAGAGCGATATCGCGATGGTCAAGATCGAGGCGACCGACCTCCCGGCGGCGCGATTCGCCGACAGCGGAGCGGTGCGGACCGGCCAGTTCGCGATCGCGTTCGGCTCGCCGTTCGGGCTCGAGAAGAGCATGACGGTCGGCCACGTGAGCGCCTTGTCGCGCCAGAGCCTGATCCCCGATGAGCGGACGGGCGCGATTCGCAACTACGGGGACTTGATCCAGACCGATGCCGCGATCAACCAAGGCAACTCGGGTGGTCCCCTCGTCAACATCGACGGCAACGTCGTCGGCATCAACACGGCCATCTACAGCGAGACCGGGGGCAGCGTCGGGATCGGATTTGCCATCCCCGCAAACCAAGCCAAGCTCATCGGCGACATGCTGATCGAGAAGGGCAAGGTCGTCCGCGGCTATCTGGGCGTGTTGCCCGAGGATCTGAAGGGTTACCAAGTCAAGGAGCTGGGCGTGCAGGCCGGAGCGGTTGCCACCCAGGTACCCAACGACGGCCCGGCTTCGGCCGCAGGCATGAAGGAGAACGACGTCATCGTTCGCGTCGGGACGTACCCGATCGCAAACCAGGGCGACGTCCGTAACGCGATGTTGCGCTACGGCCCCGGCGAGACGGTTCCCGTTCAGGTCGTTCGGGACGGCACCGAGAAGACCTTGCAGGTCAAGCTTGGCGAACCGCCCGCTCCGCCCACCATGAACGTTCCCGCACCCCAGCGCGGGTCGCGCGGGAACCCCTTCCCCAACCTGCCGCCGGAGTTCAAGGACTTCCAGAAGTTCTTCGAGCGACCCAACCGCGGCCAGGCGCCCCCCGAGGGCGATGTCTCGCCGCTCCGCGAGGGCAAGGCCAAGCTCGGCGTGACCGTACGCGACCTGAGCGACGAGATGCGCAAGCAGTACGACATCACGGCGAAGGTCTCCGGCGCCGTGGTCGTCGGAGTCGAGCCGGGCTCGGTCGCCGAGCGCATGGGGATCGAAGAGGGCGACGTCATCGAACGGCTGGGAGACACGGACATCAAGTCCGCCGCCGATGTCGCAAGCGCCATGTCCGGCGTGGAATGGGGCCAGAGTCGAACGATCCGCGTGGGTCGCTATCAGGGCAACAGCACGATGATCAAGACGATGGACGTGACGTTCCGGTAA
- a CDS encoding YkvA family protein, producing MRRWISWMDAWRAFRDPDLPKWARWLPALALAYGLSPIDFIPDILPVVGWLDDLGVGATTLALTLGAVLRHAEALRKGRREMSTTR from the coding sequence GTGAGACGCTGGATCTCCTGGATGGACGCGTGGCGGGCGTTCCGTGATCCCGACCTCCCTAAGTGGGCGCGTTGGCTGCCCGCCCTGGCGCTGGCCTACGGGCTGTCACCGATCGACTTCATCCCCGACATCCTCCCGGTCGTCGGCTGGCTCGACGATCTGGGTGTCGGCGCCACGACGCTGGCCCTGACCTTAGGCGCGGTGCTCAGACACGCTGAGGCCCTTCGGAAAGGCCGCCGCGAGATGTCGACGACACGCTAG
- the ftsY gene encoding signal recognition particle-docking protein FtsY — MFRRLMQQVDRLTGRGVIDEQLYEELEELLLQADTNVHTIGEILEELRKEVRSQRVRTPGEIREALKASIVRRFNQPSAVGLDMADEGPTVYLFVGVNGAGKTTTIAKVAHLLKKRGFSVLMAAGDTFRAAAIEQLEIWAHRVGCDFVRSQPGADAASVLFDAITAAKARGTDFVLADTAGRQHSKSNLMAELAKVSGVAEKALGRKPDEILLVIDANTGQNAIRQAEEFIKAARVTGLVLTKLDGTSRGGALIGVYDRFKVPIKLVGVGEKVEDLLDFKPDRFAASLFD; from the coding sequence GTGTTTCGCAGGTTGATGCAGCAGGTGGACCGGCTTACAGGCCGGGGGGTGATCGACGAGCAGCTCTACGAAGAGCTGGAGGAGCTGCTTCTCCAGGCCGACACCAATGTGCACACGATCGGGGAGATCCTCGAGGAGCTGCGCAAGGAGGTGCGCTCGCAACGCGTGCGGACGCCCGGCGAGATCCGCGAGGCGCTGAAAGCCTCCATCGTGCGTCGGTTCAACCAGCCTTCGGCCGTAGGTCTGGACATGGCGGACGAGGGACCGACCGTGTACCTGTTCGTCGGGGTGAACGGCGCCGGCAAGACCACCACGATCGCCAAGGTCGCGCATCTCCTGAAGAAGCGGGGATTCTCCGTGCTCATGGCCGCGGGGGACACGTTTCGGGCCGCCGCGATCGAGCAGTTGGAGATCTGGGCGCATCGGGTGGGCTGCGACTTCGTTCGGAGCCAGCCCGGGGCGGACGCGGCCTCCGTGCTCTTCGACGCGATCACGGCGGCGAAAGCGCGCGGCACCGACTTCGTGCTGGCCGACACGGCCGGCCGACAACACAGCAAGAGCAACCTGATGGCCGAACTGGCCAAGGTGTCTGGCGTGGCCGAGAAGGCCCTGGGGCGGAAGCCCGACGAGATCTTGCTGGTGATCGACGCGAACACGGGCCAGAACGCGATCCGCCAGGCCGAGGAGTTCATCAAGGCCGCCCGCGTGACGGGGCTGGTCCTGACCAAGCTCGACGGGACCTCGCGAGGAGGGGCGTTGATCGGGGTTTACGACCGGTTCAAAGTTCCAATCAAGTTGGTGGGAGTGGGCGAAAAGGTCGAGGATCTGCTGGATTTCAAGCCGGACCGTTTTGCGGCGAGCCTGTTCGACTAG